Proteins encoded together in one Bacteroides ovatus window:
- a CDS encoding RelA/SpoT family protein has product MDNLAPKEIADEEMINQAFHELLNDYLNTKHRKKVEIITKAFNFANQAHKGIKRRSGEPYIMHPIAVASIVCNEIGLGSTSICAALLHDVVEDTDYTVEDIENIFGPKIAQIVDGLTKISGGIFGDRASAQAENFKKLLLTMSNDIRVILIKIADRLHNMRTLGSMLPNKQYKIAGETLYIYAPLANRLGLYKIKTELENLSFKYEHPEEYAEIEEKLNATAAERDKVFNDFTAPIRTQLDKMGLKYRILARVKSIYSIWNKMQTKHVPFEEIYDLLAVRIIFEPRNEEEELNDCFDIYVSISKIYKPHPDRLRDWVSHPKANGYQALHVTLMGNNGQWIEVQIRSERMNDVAEQGFAAHWKYKEGGGSEDEGELEKWLRTIKEILDDPQPDAIDFLDTIKLNLFASEIFVFTPKGELKTMPQNSTALDFAFSLHTDIGSHCIGAKVNHKLVPLSHKLQSGDQVEILTSKSQRVQPQWEVFATTARARAKIAAILRKERKANQKIGEEILSEFLKKEEVRPEEAAIEKLRKLHNAKNEEELLAAIGSKAIVLGEADKNELKEKQTSNWKKYLTFSFGNSKEKQEEKEPQEKEKINPKEVLKLTEESLQKKYIMAECCHPIPGDDVLGYVDENDRIIIHKRQCPVAAKLKSSYGNRILATEWDTHKELSFLVYIYIKGIDNMGLLNEVTQVISRQLNVNIRKLTIETEDGIFEGKIQLWVHDVDDVKTICNNLKKIQNIKQVSRVEE; this is encoded by the coding sequence ATGGATAATCTGGCCCCCAAAGAAATAGCTGACGAAGAGATGATTAATCAGGCGTTCCACGAACTACTGAATGATTATCTCAATACTAAGCATCGCAAAAAAGTTGAAATCATTACGAAGGCTTTCAACTTTGCCAATCAGGCGCATAAAGGTATCAAACGCCGTTCGGGCGAACCTTATATTATGCACCCGATTGCCGTTGCCAGCATTGTATGCAATGAAATAGGTCTCGGTTCCACTTCTATATGTGCAGCCTTGCTGCATGATGTGGTAGAGGACACTGATTACACAGTGGAAGACATCGAGAATATCTTTGGTCCGAAGATCGCCCAGATTGTGGACGGACTGACTAAAATATCCGGTGGAATCTTCGGTGACCGCGCTTCGGCACAGGCAGAGAACTTCAAGAAGTTGCTGCTCACCATGTCGAACGACATCCGGGTCATTCTTATCAAGATAGCAGACCGCTTGCACAACATGCGTACCCTTGGTTCCATGTTACCCAACAAGCAATATAAGATTGCAGGCGAAACGCTTTACATCTATGCTCCACTTGCCAACCGCTTGGGGCTTTATAAGATAAAAACGGAGCTTGAGAATCTAAGCTTCAAATATGAACATCCCGAAGAATATGCGGAAATAGAAGAGAAGTTGAATGCTACTGCCGCTGAACGTGACAAGGTTTTCAACGACTTCACGGCCCCGATTCGTACCCAACTGGATAAGATGGGATTGAAATACCGGATACTTGCCCGTGTAAAATCAATCTATTCCATCTGGAACAAGATGCAGACCAAACATGTTCCTTTCGAAGAAATATACGATTTACTGGCTGTTCGAATCATCTTCGAACCACGTAATGAAGAAGAAGAGCTCAATGACTGTTTCGATATCTACGTTTCTATCTCCAAGATATACAAACCCCACCCGGACCGTTTGCGCGATTGGGTCAGCCATCCTAAAGCTAATGGTTATCAGGCATTGCACGTCACTCTGATGGGTAACAACGGACAATGGATTGAAGTCCAGATTCGTAGTGAACGGATGAATGACGTTGCCGAACAAGGTTTCGCAGCCCACTGGAAATACAAAGAAGGAGGAGGCAGCGAGGATGAAGGTGAATTGGAAAAATGGTTAAGAACGATTAAGGAGATATTAGATGATCCGCAACCGGATGCCATTGACTTTCTGGATACCATTAAGCTAAATTTATTTGCTTCTGAAATATTCGTGTTCACTCCTAAAGGCGAACTGAAGACTATGCCGCAGAACTCTACGGCTCTCGACTTTGCATTTTCCCTGCACACGGATATTGGTAGCCATTGTATTGGCGCCAAAGTCAATCATAAATTAGTGCCGTTGAGCCACAAATTGCAAAGTGGTGACCAAGTTGAAATCCTTACTTCAAAATCGCAACGCGTACAACCGCAATGGGAAGTTTTTGCAACCACTGCCCGTGCCCGCGCCAAGATAGCAGCCATTCTCCGCAAAGAGCGTAAAGCAAACCAGAAGATAGGAGAAGAAATCCTTAGTGAGTTTCTGAAAAAGGAGGAAGTCCGTCCGGAAGAAGCTGCTATCGAAAAGCTACGCAAACTGCATAATGCCAAGAATGAGGAAGAACTGCTGGCTGCCATTGGCAGTAAAGCAATCGTTTTGGGAGAAGCGGACAAGAATGAACTGAAAGAAAAGCAAACCAGTAACTGGAAGAAATATCTGACTTTCTCTTTCGGCAATAGCAAAGAGAAGCAGGAAGAGAAAGAACCGCAGGAAAAAGAAAAAATCAACCCGAAAGAGGTGCTCAAACTGACGGAAGAAAGTTTGCAGAAGAAATATATCATGGCCGAATGTTGCCATCCTATTCCCGGTGACGATGTATTGGGATATGTGGATGAAAACGACCGGATCATTATTCACAAGCGCCAATGCCCTGTTGCTGCCAAATTGAAGAGTAGCTATGGCAACCGCATATTAGCGACCGAATGGGATACACACAAAGAACTGTCTTTCCTGGTATATATATATATAAAAGGTATAGATAATATGGGACTTTTGAATGAAGTCACTCAAGTTATCTCCAGACAGCTCAATGTAAATATCCGTAAGCTGACCATCGAAACCGAAGATGGCATCTTTGAAGGAAAAATTCAGTTGTGGGTACATGATGTAGATGATGTAAAAACCATCTGCAACAATCTGAAGAAAATACAGAATATCAAACAGGTGAGCCGTGTAGAAGAATAG
- a CDS encoding lytic transglycosylase domain-containing protein, which produces MKKLVNYCSIIFLLLVATSQVKAQSVDVVIRENGTERKESIDLPKSMTYPLDSLLNDWKAKNYIDLGKDCSTAEINPLFSDSVYIDRLSRIPAIMEMPYNDIIRKFIDMYAGRLRNQVSFMLSACNFYMPIFEEALDAYGLPLELRYLPIIESALNPSAVSRAGASGLWQFMIGTGKIYGLESNSLVDERRDPIKATWAAARYLKEMYDIYGDWNLVIAAYNCGPGTINKAIRRANGETDYWKIYNYLPKETRGYVPAFIAANYVMTYYCDHNICPMETNIPASTDTVQVNKNLHFEQIADLCNVPLDQIKSLNPQYKKQMIPGDSKPYTLRLPIDAISTFIDKQDTIYTHRADELFRNRKTVAVKDITPATRKTTSAVAGKGNLTYYTIKSGDTLSTIARKYGVTIKDIQRWNGMSSTKIAAGKRLKIYK; this is translated from the coding sequence ATGAAGAAATTAGTTAACTATTGTTCGATTATTTTTCTTTTACTAGTGGCCACGTCGCAGGTAAAAGCGCAAAGTGTAGATGTAGTGATTCGTGAAAATGGAACTGAACGCAAAGAAAGCATCGACCTGCCTAAAAGTATGACTTATCCACTTGACAGTCTATTGAATGACTGGAAAGCTAAAAATTATATTGATTTAGGCAAGGATTGCAGTACGGCTGAAATCAATCCTTTATTCAGTGACTCTGTCTATATCGACCGCTTGTCACGCATCCCGGCCATCATGGAAATGCCTTATAATGATATTATCCGCAAATTCATCGATATGTATGCAGGACGCTTGCGCAATCAGGTTTCTTTCATGCTAAGTGCCTGCAACTTCTATATGCCGATCTTTGAAGAAGCACTGGATGCATACGGACTTCCACTGGAACTAAGATATCTGCCGATTATCGAATCTGCGTTGAACCCATCAGCCGTATCACGTGCAGGTGCTTCCGGTCTGTGGCAATTTATGATCGGTACAGGTAAGATCTATGGTTTGGAATCAAACAGCCTGGTAGATGAACGCCGTGACCCGATTAAAGCGACTTGGGCTGCCGCACGTTACCTCAAAGAAATGTATGATATCTATGGAGACTGGAACCTGGTAATTGCTGCTTATAACTGTGGCCCCGGTACAATCAATAAGGCAATCCGCCGTGCCAATGGCGAAACTGATTATTGGAAAATCTACAATTATCTGCCTAAAGAAACACGTGGCTATGTGCCTGCCTTTATCGCTGCCAACTATGTGATGACTTACTACTGCGATCACAATATCTGCCCGATGGAAACTAATATTCCGGCAAGTACTGACACAGTGCAAGTAAACAAAAATCTGCACTTCGAACAAATCGCTGACCTTTGTAATGTACCTCTGGATCAGATCAAGAGTCTGAATCCGCAATATAAGAAGCAAATGATTCCGGGTGACAGCAAACCTTATACGTTAAGACTGCCTATTGACGCGATCAGTACTTTTATCGATAAGCAAGATACGATTTATACGCATCGTGCCGATGAGTTGTTCCGCAACCGGAAAACCGTTGCTGTAAAGGATATTACACCTGCAACCCGCAAAACGACATCAGCAGTTGCCGGTAAGGGAAATCTGACCTATTATACAATAAAAAGTGGAGACACTTTATCCACTATTGCCAGAAAGTATGGTGTCACAATTAAGGATATACAAAGGTGGAATGGAATGTCTAGCACTAAAATTGCAGCAGGAAAACGATTGAAAATATACAAATAA
- a CDS encoding DUF5683 domain-containing protein produces MTRKSKKYQLLVSALLLCFLQVAGIDVYAQSTVTPARKDTTIIQREAPKARARRHRDPIIQDSVKKDSIQIIPSKELPAIDSLSAAKIQIADSLDAANKKELKKIEQPASIVVKTDTVPPPAQDINKKIFIPNPTKATWLAVVFPGGGQIYNRKYWKLPIIYGGFAGCAYALSWNGKMYKDYSQAYLDIMDSNPNTKSYEDLLPPNSTYNEEQLKNTLKRRKDMFRRYRDLSIFAFIGVYLISIIDAYVDAELSNFDITPDLSMKVEPAVIDNNNQFRSNSFKNKSVGLQCVLRF; encoded by the coding sequence ATGACAAGAAAAAGTAAGAAATATCAGTTACTAGTCAGCGCCCTGCTTCTCTGTTTTTTACAGGTGGCAGGGATTGATGTGTATGCACAATCCACTGTTACTCCGGCACGGAAAGATACAACAATCATACAGCGCGAAGCGCCGAAAGCCCGTGCACGAAGGCATCGTGATCCGATAATACAGGACTCGGTGAAGAAGGATTCTATCCAAATCATACCATCCAAAGAACTTCCGGCCATCGACAGTTTGTCAGCTGCTAAAATACAGATAGCGGATAGCTTGGATGCAGCCAACAAGAAAGAGCTGAAAAAGATAGAGCAACCTGCCTCCATTGTTGTAAAGACCGACACTGTGCCGCCACCTGCTCAAGATATTAACAAGAAAATATTTATCCCAAATCCGACCAAAGCAACGTGGCTGGCAGTCGTATTCCCCGGTGGAGGACAGATTTACAACCGTAAATACTGGAAATTACCTATTATATATGGAGGATTTGCTGGTTGTGCTTACGCCTTAAGTTGGAACGGTAAGATGTACAAAGACTATTCGCAAGCCTATCTGGACATTATGGACAGCAATCCGAATACGAAAAGTTACGAAGATTTGTTGCCCCCGAACTCCACTTATAATGAGGAGCAGCTAAAAAACACACTAAAAAGAAGAAAAGATATGTTCCGTCGTTATCGGGACCTTAGTATATTTGCATTTATCGGAGTTTACCTGATCTCTATCATCGACGCTTATGTAGATGCGGAGTTATCCAACTTCGATATAACCCCCGACTTGAGTATGAAAGTAGAGCCGGCCGTTATTGATAATAACAACCAGTTCCGCTCCAACAGTTTTAAAAACAAGTCGGTTGGTCTGCAATGCGTATTACGATTTTAA
- a CDS encoding ParB/RepB/Spo0J family partition protein: MATQKRNALGRGLDALLSMDDVKTEGSSSINEIELAKITVNPNQPRREFDETALQELADSIAEIGIIQPITLRKLSDDEYQIIAGERRYRASQRAGLKTIPAYIRTADDENMMEMALIENIQREDLNAVEIALAYQHLLDQYELTQERLSERIGKKRTTIANYLRLLKLPAPIQMALQNKQLDMGHARALISLGDPKLQVKIFEEIQEHGYSVRKVEEIVKSLSEGEAVKSGTRKITPKRGKLPEEFNLLKQQLSGFFNTKVQLTCSEKGKGKISIPFGNEEELERIMEIFDTLKK; this comes from the coding sequence AACCGAAGGGTCTTCTTCCATTAATGAAATAGAGCTGGCAAAGATTACTGTCAATCCCAACCAGCCCCGCCGTGAGTTTGACGAAACAGCATTGCAGGAACTGGCTGATTCCATTGCGGAAATCGGTATCATCCAACCTATCACTTTACGCAAACTCTCGGACGATGAGTATCAGATCATCGCGGGAGAGCGTCGTTATCGTGCATCACAAAGAGCAGGACTGAAAACAATCCCTGCTTATATACGCACTGCCGACGACGAAAACATGATGGAAATGGCGCTGATTGAAAATATCCAGCGTGAAGACCTGAATGCCGTAGAAATCGCACTTGCCTACCAGCATCTGCTCGATCAGTACGAACTGACACAGGAACGTCTTAGCGAACGTATCGGAAAGAAACGAACGACGATCGCCAACTACCTGCGCTTACTGAAATTGCCGGCTCCAATACAGATGGCCCTGCAAAACAAGCAGCTGGACATGGGACATGCCCGTGCGCTGATTTCATTAGGCGACCCTAAACTACAAGTTAAAATATTCGAAGAAATACAAGAACACGGATATTCAGTCCGCAAAGTAGAAGAAATTGTTAAATCATTAAGCGAAGGAGAAGCTGTGAAAAGCGGCACACGGAAAATAACACCCAAACGTGGCAAACTTCCTGAAGAATTCAACTTATTGAAGCAACAACTCTCCGGCTTTTTCAACACCAAGGTACAACTCACCTGCTCTGAAAAGGGAAAAGGCAAGATCAGTATTCCTTTCGGGAACGAGGAGGAACTGGAACGTATCATGGAAATCTTCGATACGCTAAAGAAGTAA